In Mustelus asterias chromosome 17, sMusAst1.hap1.1, whole genome shotgun sequence, the following are encoded in one genomic region:
- the sh3bgr gene encoding SH3 domain-binding glutamic acid-rich protein isoform X14 yields the protein MVIKVFIASQSGSTAIKKKQQDVLGFLEANKIEFKEMDIAANEDNRKWMRENVPGEKRPQNGIPLPPQIFNDELYCGDFEAFFNAKEDNGVYAFLGLAPPPGSKEAHQAAIIQNGEVPESDKGDLENIGENEAEKDEESVHQTVEPEEAEKEEAEPVTEDEEEQPVTEEEDEEEPVTEEDEDEVDES from the exons ATCAAGAAGAAACAACAGGATGTTCTGGGCTTCTTAGAAGCCAACAAAATTGAGTTTAAAGAAATGGACATAGCAGCCAATGAAGACAACAGAAAGTGGATGCGGGAAAACGTTCCAGGAGAAAAGCGCCCACAAAATGGCATTCCTCTCCCTCCACAAATCTTCAATGATGAACTGTATTGTGGG GACTTCGaggctttcttcaatgccaaggAAGATAATGGAGTTTATGCATTTCTTGGTCTGGCACCACCTCCTGGTTCAAAG GAAGCACATCAGGCTGCAATCATCCAGAACGGCGAAGTTCCAGAAAGTGATAAAGGAGACTTA GAAAACATTGGTGAGAATGAAGCTGAGAAAGATGAGGAATCCGTTCATCAAACGGTTGAACCAGAGGAGGCT GAAAAAGAAGAAGCGGAGCCAGTAACAGAG GATGAAGAAGAGCAGCCTGTAACTGAG gaagaggatgaagaagaaCCTGTGACTGAGGAG Gatgaggatgaagtggatgaatcttaa
- the sh3bgr gene encoding SH3 domain-binding glutamic acid-rich protein isoform X7, translating to MVIKVFIASQSGSTAIKKKQQDVLGFLEANKIEFKEMDIAANEDNRKWMRENVPGEKRPQNGIPLPPQIFNDELYCGDFEAFFNAKEDNGVYAFLGLAPPPGSKEAHQAAIIQNGEVPESDKGDLGSEKHLHIAAEDQPEEAIEMLHNHFEQSTDINENIGENEAEKDEESVHQTVEPEEAEKEEAEPVTEDEEEQPVTEEEDEEEPVTEEDEDEVDES from the exons ATCAAGAAGAAACAACAGGATGTTCTGGGCTTCTTAGAAGCCAACAAAATTGAGTTTAAAGAAATGGACATAGCAGCCAATGAAGACAACAGAAAGTGGATGCGGGAAAACGTTCCAGGAGAAAAGCGCCCACAAAATGGCATTCCTCTCCCTCCACAAATCTTCAATGATGAACTGTATTGTGGG GACTTCGaggctttcttcaatgccaaggAAGATAATGGAGTTTATGCATTTCTTGGTCTGGCACCACCTCCTGGTTCAAAG GAAGCACATCAGGCTGCAATCATCCAGAACGGCGAAGTTCCAGAAAGTGATAAAGGAGACTTA GGCAGTGAGAAGCATTTGCATATAGCTGCGGAAGATCAGCCTGAAGAAGCTATTGAAATGTTGCATAATCATTTTGAACAGTCAACAGATATAAAT GAAAACATTGGTGAGAATGAAGCTGAGAAAGATGAGGAATCCGTTCATCAAACGGTTGAACCAGAGGAGGCT GAAAAAGAAGAAGCGGAGCCAGTAACAGAG GATGAAGAAGAGCAGCCTGTAACTGAG gaagaggatgaagaagaaCCTGTGACTGAGGAG Gatgaggatgaagtggatgaatcttaa
- the sh3bgr gene encoding SH3 domain-binding glutamic acid-rich protein isoform X6 — MVIKVFIASQSGSTAIKKKQQDVLGFLEANKIEFKEMDIAANEDNRKWMRENVPGEKRPQNGIPLPPQIFNDELYCGDFEAFFNAKEDNGVYAFLGLAPPPGSKEAHQAAIIQNGEVPESDKGDLGSEKHLHIAAEDQPEEAIEMLHNHFEQSTDINENIGENEAEKDEESVHQTVEPEEAAKEEEQPESEDEEEQPVTEEEDEEEPVTEEDEDEVDES; from the exons ATCAAGAAGAAACAACAGGATGTTCTGGGCTTCTTAGAAGCCAACAAAATTGAGTTTAAAGAAATGGACATAGCAGCCAATGAAGACAACAGAAAGTGGATGCGGGAAAACGTTCCAGGAGAAAAGCGCCCACAAAATGGCATTCCTCTCCCTCCACAAATCTTCAATGATGAACTGTATTGTGGG GACTTCGaggctttcttcaatgccaaggAAGATAATGGAGTTTATGCATTTCTTGGTCTGGCACCACCTCCTGGTTCAAAG GAAGCACATCAGGCTGCAATCATCCAGAACGGCGAAGTTCCAGAAAGTGATAAAGGAGACTTA GGCAGTGAGAAGCATTTGCATATAGCTGCGGAAGATCAGCCTGAAGAAGCTATTGAAATGTTGCATAATCATTTTGAACAGTCAACAGATATAAAT GAAAACATTGGTGAGAATGAAGCTGAGAAAGATGAGGAATCCGTTCATCAAACGGTTGAACCAGAGGAGGCT GCAAAGGAAGAGGAGCAGCCAGAATCAGAG GATGAAGAAGAGCAGCCTGTAACTGAG gaagaggatgaagaagaaCCTGTGACTGAGGAG Gatgaggatgaagtggatgaatcttaa
- the sh3bgr gene encoding SH3 domain-binding glutamic acid-rich protein isoform X9, with translation MVIKVFIASQSGSTAIKKKQQDVLGFLEANKIEFKEMDIAANEDNRKWMRENVPGEKRPQNGIPLPPQIFNDELYCGDFEAFFNAKEDNGVYAFLGLAPPPGSKEAHQAAIIQNGEVPESDKGDLGSEKHLHIAAEDQPEEAIEMLHNHFEQSTDINENIGENEAEKDEESVHQTVEPEEAVREFHTPEKEEAEPVTEDEEEQPVTEDEDEVDES, from the exons ATCAAGAAGAAACAACAGGATGTTCTGGGCTTCTTAGAAGCCAACAAAATTGAGTTTAAAGAAATGGACATAGCAGCCAATGAAGACAACAGAAAGTGGATGCGGGAAAACGTTCCAGGAGAAAAGCGCCCACAAAATGGCATTCCTCTCCCTCCACAAATCTTCAATGATGAACTGTATTGTGGG GACTTCGaggctttcttcaatgccaaggAAGATAATGGAGTTTATGCATTTCTTGGTCTGGCACCACCTCCTGGTTCAAAG GAAGCACATCAGGCTGCAATCATCCAGAACGGCGAAGTTCCAGAAAGTGATAAAGGAGACTTA GGCAGTGAGAAGCATTTGCATATAGCTGCGGAAGATCAGCCTGAAGAAGCTATTGAAATGTTGCATAATCATTTTGAACAGTCAACAGATATAAAT GAAAACATTGGTGAGAATGAAGCTGAGAAAGATGAGGAATCCGTTCATCAAACGGTTGAACCAGAGGAGGCTGTAAGAGAATTTCACACACCT GAAAAAGAAGAAGCGGAGCCAGTAACAGAG GATGAAGAAGAGCAGCCTGTAACTGAG Gatgaggatgaagtggatgaatcttaa
- the sh3bgr gene encoding SH3 domain-binding glutamic acid-rich protein isoform X12 has translation MVIKVFIASQSGSTAIKKKQQDVLGFLEANKIEFKEMDIAANEDNRKWMRENVPGEKRPQNGIPLPPQIFNDELYCGDFEAFFNAKEDNGVYAFLGLAPPPGSKEAHQAAIIQNGEVPESDKGDLENIGENEAEKDEESVHQTVEPEEAVREFHTPEKEEAEPVTEDEEEQPVTEEEDEEEPVTEEDEDEVDES, from the exons ATCAAGAAGAAACAACAGGATGTTCTGGGCTTCTTAGAAGCCAACAAAATTGAGTTTAAAGAAATGGACATAGCAGCCAATGAAGACAACAGAAAGTGGATGCGGGAAAACGTTCCAGGAGAAAAGCGCCCACAAAATGGCATTCCTCTCCCTCCACAAATCTTCAATGATGAACTGTATTGTGGG GACTTCGaggctttcttcaatgccaaggAAGATAATGGAGTTTATGCATTTCTTGGTCTGGCACCACCTCCTGGTTCAAAG GAAGCACATCAGGCTGCAATCATCCAGAACGGCGAAGTTCCAGAAAGTGATAAAGGAGACTTA GAAAACATTGGTGAGAATGAAGCTGAGAAAGATGAGGAATCCGTTCATCAAACGGTTGAACCAGAGGAGGCTGTAAGAGAATTTCACACACCT GAAAAAGAAGAAGCGGAGCCAGTAACAGAG GATGAAGAAGAGCAGCCTGTAACTGAG gaagaggatgaagaagaaCCTGTGACTGAGGAG Gatgaggatgaagtggatgaatcttaa
- the sh3bgr gene encoding SH3 domain-binding glutamic acid-rich protein isoform X4 → MVIKVFIASQSGSTAIKKKQQDVLGFLEANKIEFKEMDIAANEDNRKWMRENVPGEKRPQNGIPLPPQIFNDELYCGDFEAFFNAKEDNGVYAFLGLAPPPGSKEAHQAAIIQNGEVPESDKGDLGSEKHLHIAAEDQPEEAIEMLHNHFEQSTDINENIGENEAEKDEESVHQTVEPEEAVREFHTPAKEEEQPESEDEEEQPVTEEEDEEEPVTEEDEDEVDES, encoded by the exons ATCAAGAAGAAACAACAGGATGTTCTGGGCTTCTTAGAAGCCAACAAAATTGAGTTTAAAGAAATGGACATAGCAGCCAATGAAGACAACAGAAAGTGGATGCGGGAAAACGTTCCAGGAGAAAAGCGCCCACAAAATGGCATTCCTCTCCCTCCACAAATCTTCAATGATGAACTGTATTGTGGG GACTTCGaggctttcttcaatgccaaggAAGATAATGGAGTTTATGCATTTCTTGGTCTGGCACCACCTCCTGGTTCAAAG GAAGCACATCAGGCTGCAATCATCCAGAACGGCGAAGTTCCAGAAAGTGATAAAGGAGACTTA GGCAGTGAGAAGCATTTGCATATAGCTGCGGAAGATCAGCCTGAAGAAGCTATTGAAATGTTGCATAATCATTTTGAACAGTCAACAGATATAAAT GAAAACATTGGTGAGAATGAAGCTGAGAAAGATGAGGAATCCGTTCATCAAACGGTTGAACCAGAGGAGGCTGTAAGAGAATTTCACACACCT GCAAAGGAAGAGGAGCAGCCAGAATCAGAG GATGAAGAAGAGCAGCCTGTAACTGAG gaagaggatgaagaagaaCCTGTGACTGAGGAG Gatgaggatgaagtggatgaatcttaa
- the sh3bgr gene encoding SH3 domain-binding glutamic acid-rich protein isoform X8: protein MVIKVFIASQSGSTAIKKKQQDVLGFLEANKIEFKEMDIAANEDNRKWMRENVPGEKRPQNGIPLPPQIFNDELYCGDFEAFFNAKEDNGVYAFLGLAPPPGSKEAHQAAIIQNGEVPESDKGDLGSEKHLHIAAEDQPEEAIEMLHNHFEQSTDINENIGENEAEKDEESVHQTVEPEEAAKEEEQPESEEKEEAEPVTEDEEEQPVTEDEDEVDES from the exons ATCAAGAAGAAACAACAGGATGTTCTGGGCTTCTTAGAAGCCAACAAAATTGAGTTTAAAGAAATGGACATAGCAGCCAATGAAGACAACAGAAAGTGGATGCGGGAAAACGTTCCAGGAGAAAAGCGCCCACAAAATGGCATTCCTCTCCCTCCACAAATCTTCAATGATGAACTGTATTGTGGG GACTTCGaggctttcttcaatgccaaggAAGATAATGGAGTTTATGCATTTCTTGGTCTGGCACCACCTCCTGGTTCAAAG GAAGCACATCAGGCTGCAATCATCCAGAACGGCGAAGTTCCAGAAAGTGATAAAGGAGACTTA GGCAGTGAGAAGCATTTGCATATAGCTGCGGAAGATCAGCCTGAAGAAGCTATTGAAATGTTGCATAATCATTTTGAACAGTCAACAGATATAAAT GAAAACATTGGTGAGAATGAAGCTGAGAAAGATGAGGAATCCGTTCATCAAACGGTTGAACCAGAGGAGGCT GCAAAGGAAGAGGAGCAGCCAGAATCAGAG GAAAAAGAAGAAGCGGAGCCAGTAACAGAG GATGAAGAAGAGCAGCCTGTAACTGAG Gatgaggatgaagtggatgaatcttaa
- the sh3bgr gene encoding SH3 domain-binding glutamic acid-rich protein isoform X10 has protein sequence MVIKVFIASQSGSTAIKKKQQDVLGFLEANKIEFKEMDIAANEDNRKWMRENVPGEKRPQNGIPLPPQIFNDELYCGDFEAFFNAKEDNGVYAFLGLAPPPGSKEAHQAAIIQNGEVPESDKGDLENIGENEAEKDEESVHQTVEPEEAVREFHTPAKEEEQPESEEKEEAEPVTEDEEEQPVTEEEDEEEPVTEEDEDEVDES, from the exons ATCAAGAAGAAACAACAGGATGTTCTGGGCTTCTTAGAAGCCAACAAAATTGAGTTTAAAGAAATGGACATAGCAGCCAATGAAGACAACAGAAAGTGGATGCGGGAAAACGTTCCAGGAGAAAAGCGCCCACAAAATGGCATTCCTCTCCCTCCACAAATCTTCAATGATGAACTGTATTGTGGG GACTTCGaggctttcttcaatgccaaggAAGATAATGGAGTTTATGCATTTCTTGGTCTGGCACCACCTCCTGGTTCAAAG GAAGCACATCAGGCTGCAATCATCCAGAACGGCGAAGTTCCAGAAAGTGATAAAGGAGACTTA GAAAACATTGGTGAGAATGAAGCTGAGAAAGATGAGGAATCCGTTCATCAAACGGTTGAACCAGAGGAGGCTGTAAGAGAATTTCACACACCT GCAAAGGAAGAGGAGCAGCCAGAATCAGAG GAAAAAGAAGAAGCGGAGCCAGTAACAGAG GATGAAGAAGAGCAGCCTGTAACTGAG gaagaggatgaagaagaaCCTGTGACTGAGGAG Gatgaggatgaagtggatgaatcttaa
- the sh3bgr gene encoding SH3 domain-binding glutamic acid-rich protein isoform X15 yields MVIKVFIASQSGSTAIKKKQQDVLGFLEANKIEFKEMDIAANEDNRKWMRENVPGEKRPQNGIPLPPQIFNDELYCGDFEAFFNAKEDNGVYAFLGLAPPPGSKEAHQAAIIQNGEVPESDKGDLENIGENEAEKDEESVHQTVEPEEAAKEEEQPESEEKEEAEPVTEDEEEQPVTEDEDEVDES; encoded by the exons ATCAAGAAGAAACAACAGGATGTTCTGGGCTTCTTAGAAGCCAACAAAATTGAGTTTAAAGAAATGGACATAGCAGCCAATGAAGACAACAGAAAGTGGATGCGGGAAAACGTTCCAGGAGAAAAGCGCCCACAAAATGGCATTCCTCTCCCTCCACAAATCTTCAATGATGAACTGTATTGTGGG GACTTCGaggctttcttcaatgccaaggAAGATAATGGAGTTTATGCATTTCTTGGTCTGGCACCACCTCCTGGTTCAAAG GAAGCACATCAGGCTGCAATCATCCAGAACGGCGAAGTTCCAGAAAGTGATAAAGGAGACTTA GAAAACATTGGTGAGAATGAAGCTGAGAAAGATGAGGAATCCGTTCATCAAACGGTTGAACCAGAGGAGGCT GCAAAGGAAGAGGAGCAGCCAGAATCAGAG GAAAAAGAAGAAGCGGAGCCAGTAACAGAG GATGAAGAAGAGCAGCCTGTAACTGAG Gatgaggatgaagtggatgaatcttaa
- the sh3bgr gene encoding SH3 domain-binding glutamic acid-rich protein isoform X13 — translation MVIKVFIASQSGSTAIKKKQQDVLGFLEANKIEFKEMDIAANEDNRKWMRENVPGEKRPQNGIPLPPQIFNDELYCGDFEAFFNAKEDNGVYAFLGLAPPPGSKEAHQAAIIQNGEVPESDKGDLENIGENEAEKDEESVHQTVEPEEAVREFHTPAKEEEQPESEEKEEAEPVTEDEEEQPVTEDEDEVDES, via the exons ATCAAGAAGAAACAACAGGATGTTCTGGGCTTCTTAGAAGCCAACAAAATTGAGTTTAAAGAAATGGACATAGCAGCCAATGAAGACAACAGAAAGTGGATGCGGGAAAACGTTCCAGGAGAAAAGCGCCCACAAAATGGCATTCCTCTCCCTCCACAAATCTTCAATGATGAACTGTATTGTGGG GACTTCGaggctttcttcaatgccaaggAAGATAATGGAGTTTATGCATTTCTTGGTCTGGCACCACCTCCTGGTTCAAAG GAAGCACATCAGGCTGCAATCATCCAGAACGGCGAAGTTCCAGAAAGTGATAAAGGAGACTTA GAAAACATTGGTGAGAATGAAGCTGAGAAAGATGAGGAATCCGTTCATCAAACGGTTGAACCAGAGGAGGCTGTAAGAGAATTTCACACACCT GCAAAGGAAGAGGAGCAGCCAGAATCAGAG GAAAAAGAAGAAGCGGAGCCAGTAACAGAG GATGAAGAAGAGCAGCCTGTAACTGAG Gatgaggatgaagtggatgaatcttaa
- the sh3bgr gene encoding SH3 domain-binding glutamic acid-rich protein isoform X5: protein MVIKVFIASQSGSTAIKKKQQDVLGFLEANKIEFKEMDIAANEDNRKWMRENVPGEKRPQNGIPLPPQIFNDELYCGDFEAFFNAKEDNGVYAFLGLAPPPGSKEAHQAAIIQNGEVPESDKGDLGSEKHLHIAAEDQPEEAIEMLHNHFEQSTDINENIGENEAEKDEESVHQTVEPEEAVREFHTPAKEEEQPESEEKEEAEPVTEDEEEQPVTEDEDEVDES, encoded by the exons ATCAAGAAGAAACAACAGGATGTTCTGGGCTTCTTAGAAGCCAACAAAATTGAGTTTAAAGAAATGGACATAGCAGCCAATGAAGACAACAGAAAGTGGATGCGGGAAAACGTTCCAGGAGAAAAGCGCCCACAAAATGGCATTCCTCTCCCTCCACAAATCTTCAATGATGAACTGTATTGTGGG GACTTCGaggctttcttcaatgccaaggAAGATAATGGAGTTTATGCATTTCTTGGTCTGGCACCACCTCCTGGTTCAAAG GAAGCACATCAGGCTGCAATCATCCAGAACGGCGAAGTTCCAGAAAGTGATAAAGGAGACTTA GGCAGTGAGAAGCATTTGCATATAGCTGCGGAAGATCAGCCTGAAGAAGCTATTGAAATGTTGCATAATCATTTTGAACAGTCAACAGATATAAAT GAAAACATTGGTGAGAATGAAGCTGAGAAAGATGAGGAATCCGTTCATCAAACGGTTGAACCAGAGGAGGCTGTAAGAGAATTTCACACACCT GCAAAGGAAGAGGAGCAGCCAGAATCAGAG GAAAAAGAAGAAGCGGAGCCAGTAACAGAG GATGAAGAAGAGCAGCCTGTAACTGAG Gatgaggatgaagtggatgaatcttaa
- the sh3bgr gene encoding SH3 domain-binding glutamic acid-rich protein isoform X1 has product MVIKVFIASQSGSTAIKKKQQDVLGFLEANKIEFKEMDIAANEDNRKWMRENVPGEKRPQNGIPLPPQIFNDELYCGDFEAFFNAKEDNGVYAFLGLAPPPGSKEAHQAAIIQNGEVPESDKGDLGSEKHLHIAAEDQPEEAIEMLHNHFEQSTDINENIGENEAEKDEESVHQTVEPEEAVREFHTPAKEEEQPESEEKEEAEPVTEDEEEQPVTEEEDEEEPVTEEDEDEVDES; this is encoded by the exons ATCAAGAAGAAACAACAGGATGTTCTGGGCTTCTTAGAAGCCAACAAAATTGAGTTTAAAGAAATGGACATAGCAGCCAATGAAGACAACAGAAAGTGGATGCGGGAAAACGTTCCAGGAGAAAAGCGCCCACAAAATGGCATTCCTCTCCCTCCACAAATCTTCAATGATGAACTGTATTGTGGG GACTTCGaggctttcttcaatgccaaggAAGATAATGGAGTTTATGCATTTCTTGGTCTGGCACCACCTCCTGGTTCAAAG GAAGCACATCAGGCTGCAATCATCCAGAACGGCGAAGTTCCAGAAAGTGATAAAGGAGACTTA GGCAGTGAGAAGCATTTGCATATAGCTGCGGAAGATCAGCCTGAAGAAGCTATTGAAATGTTGCATAATCATTTTGAACAGTCAACAGATATAAAT GAAAACATTGGTGAGAATGAAGCTGAGAAAGATGAGGAATCCGTTCATCAAACGGTTGAACCAGAGGAGGCTGTAAGAGAATTTCACACACCT GCAAAGGAAGAGGAGCAGCCAGAATCAGAG GAAAAAGAAGAAGCGGAGCCAGTAACAGAG GATGAAGAAGAGCAGCCTGTAACTGAG gaagaggatgaagaagaaCCTGTGACTGAGGAG Gatgaggatgaagtggatgaatcttaa
- the sh3bgr gene encoding SH3 domain-binding glutamic acid-rich protein isoform X3 — protein MVIKVFIASQSGSTAIKKKQQDVLGFLEANKIEFKEMDIAANEDNRKWMRENVPGEKRPQNGIPLPPQIFNDELYCGDFEAFFNAKEDNGVYAFLGLAPPPGSKEAHQAAIIQNGEVPESDKGDLGSEKHLHIAAEDQPEEAIEMLHNHFEQSTDINENIGENEAEKDEESVHQTVEPEEAVREFHTPEKEEAEPVTEDEEEQPVTEEEDEEEPVTEEDEDEVDES, from the exons ATCAAGAAGAAACAACAGGATGTTCTGGGCTTCTTAGAAGCCAACAAAATTGAGTTTAAAGAAATGGACATAGCAGCCAATGAAGACAACAGAAAGTGGATGCGGGAAAACGTTCCAGGAGAAAAGCGCCCACAAAATGGCATTCCTCTCCCTCCACAAATCTTCAATGATGAACTGTATTGTGGG GACTTCGaggctttcttcaatgccaaggAAGATAATGGAGTTTATGCATTTCTTGGTCTGGCACCACCTCCTGGTTCAAAG GAAGCACATCAGGCTGCAATCATCCAGAACGGCGAAGTTCCAGAAAGTGATAAAGGAGACTTA GGCAGTGAGAAGCATTTGCATATAGCTGCGGAAGATCAGCCTGAAGAAGCTATTGAAATGTTGCATAATCATTTTGAACAGTCAACAGATATAAAT GAAAACATTGGTGAGAATGAAGCTGAGAAAGATGAGGAATCCGTTCATCAAACGGTTGAACCAGAGGAGGCTGTAAGAGAATTTCACACACCT GAAAAAGAAGAAGCGGAGCCAGTAACAGAG GATGAAGAAGAGCAGCCTGTAACTGAG gaagaggatgaagaagaaCCTGTGACTGAGGAG Gatgaggatgaagtggatgaatcttaa
- the sh3bgr gene encoding SH3 domain-binding glutamic acid-rich protein isoform X2, translated as MVIKVFIASQSGSTAIKKKQQDVLGFLEANKIEFKEMDIAANEDNRKWMRENVPGEKRPQNGIPLPPQIFNDELYCGDFEAFFNAKEDNGVYAFLGLAPPPGSKEAHQAAIIQNGEVPESDKGDLGSEKHLHIAAEDQPEEAIEMLHNHFEQSTDINENIGENEAEKDEESVHQTVEPEEAAKEEEQPESEEKEEAEPVTEDEEEQPVTEEEDEEEPVTEEDEDEVDES; from the exons ATCAAGAAGAAACAACAGGATGTTCTGGGCTTCTTAGAAGCCAACAAAATTGAGTTTAAAGAAATGGACATAGCAGCCAATGAAGACAACAGAAAGTGGATGCGGGAAAACGTTCCAGGAGAAAAGCGCCCACAAAATGGCATTCCTCTCCCTCCACAAATCTTCAATGATGAACTGTATTGTGGG GACTTCGaggctttcttcaatgccaaggAAGATAATGGAGTTTATGCATTTCTTGGTCTGGCACCACCTCCTGGTTCAAAG GAAGCACATCAGGCTGCAATCATCCAGAACGGCGAAGTTCCAGAAAGTGATAAAGGAGACTTA GGCAGTGAGAAGCATTTGCATATAGCTGCGGAAGATCAGCCTGAAGAAGCTATTGAAATGTTGCATAATCATTTTGAACAGTCAACAGATATAAAT GAAAACATTGGTGAGAATGAAGCTGAGAAAGATGAGGAATCCGTTCATCAAACGGTTGAACCAGAGGAGGCT GCAAAGGAAGAGGAGCAGCCAGAATCAGAG GAAAAAGAAGAAGCGGAGCCAGTAACAGAG GATGAAGAAGAGCAGCCTGTAACTGAG gaagaggatgaagaagaaCCTGTGACTGAGGAG Gatgaggatgaagtggatgaatcttaa
- the sh3bgr gene encoding SH3 domain-binding glutamic acid-rich protein isoform X11 encodes MVIKVFIASQSGSTAIKKKQQDVLGFLEANKIEFKEMDIAANEDNRKWMRENVPGEKRPQNGIPLPPQIFNDELYCGDFEAFFNAKEDNGVYAFLGLAPPPGSKEAHQAAIIQNGEVPESDKGDLENIGENEAEKDEESVHQTVEPEEAAKEEEQPESEEKEEAEPVTEDEEEQPVTEEEDEEEPVTEEDEDEVDES; translated from the exons ATCAAGAAGAAACAACAGGATGTTCTGGGCTTCTTAGAAGCCAACAAAATTGAGTTTAAAGAAATGGACATAGCAGCCAATGAAGACAACAGAAAGTGGATGCGGGAAAACGTTCCAGGAGAAAAGCGCCCACAAAATGGCATTCCTCTCCCTCCACAAATCTTCAATGATGAACTGTATTGTGGG GACTTCGaggctttcttcaatgccaaggAAGATAATGGAGTTTATGCATTTCTTGGTCTGGCACCACCTCCTGGTTCAAAG GAAGCACATCAGGCTGCAATCATCCAGAACGGCGAAGTTCCAGAAAGTGATAAAGGAGACTTA GAAAACATTGGTGAGAATGAAGCTGAGAAAGATGAGGAATCCGTTCATCAAACGGTTGAACCAGAGGAGGCT GCAAAGGAAGAGGAGCAGCCAGAATCAGAG GAAAAAGAAGAAGCGGAGCCAGTAACAGAG GATGAAGAAGAGCAGCCTGTAACTGAG gaagaggatgaagaagaaCCTGTGACTGAGGAG Gatgaggatgaagtggatgaatcttaa